The proteins below are encoded in one region of Scomber japonicus isolate fScoJap1 chromosome 24, fScoJap1.pri, whole genome shotgun sequence:
- the LOC128354432 gene encoding SH3 domain-binding protein 4-A-like, with protein MAAHRIIRVTNNNHVLPRCKSEGTLIDLSEGVTGASLTDVKVPSPSALRLDTSASYGTAQEVVAIKDYCPSSFTTLKFSKGDRLYVLDTSGGEWWYAHNNTEMGYIPAAYVQPVNFRNSSLSDSGMIDSLGEGYEEGSREFGGLGEWTGMTPKPSPIYNNSPYSVNPFILPLDQNCKDTAVRNSADLILFDALASPSASSTFNTSTIMTNGFSSCYINTTTPISPNQEVAPNLYRENPFFRSKRSHSLSELSVLQAQSNPTLPSSGFFTGLKAPVPEQFQSREDFRTAWLNHRKLARSCHDLESLGQSPGWGQTQPVETNIVCRLDSNGGVVQLPDTHISVHIPEGHVSHGDYQQISMKALLDPPLELNSDHCSTVSPVVEIKLSNMETKSFITLEMNVGVTVRKDSCHTAEVLCVRSDCKEGPYTPIPNAYIYKDTVQVQLDSLEPCIYVAVVVQSQYMSHNTTVWDYTQRKVTLGVYGPKHIHPSFKTVVAMFGHDCAPKTLLVSEVGRQASSSPAVALQLWGKHQFVLGYPQDLQVGLYSNMSNYQVKVNEGAGVIRGFQVKLGKVSRLLYMISSHNPNSISDFTLRVQVKDALDCILTQFCVQTPQPPPKTTSRITGQRRFLKKKEVDKIVLSPLAVTSKYPKFQDRCITNLKFGKLIKTVIRQHKSTYLLEYKKGDVIALLSEEKIKLRGQLRTKEWYIGYYQGKMGLVHAKNVLVLGKVKPIYWCGPDLTTTMLLEQILKPCKFLTYIYATVRTVLMENVGNWRAFADALGYGNLPLNYFCRTELDNEPEKVASVLEKLKEECTNMDNKERKSFQRELMMALLKMDCQGLVAKLVLDFVLLTTAVEVASRWRELADKLARVSRQQMEAYEAPHRDKSGLLDNECMWKPAYDFLLTWAAHVGDSYRDVIQELHVGLDKMRNPITKRWKHLTGTLILVNCLDTLRSAAFCPTGYGDFAV; from the exons ATGGCTGCCCATCGAATCATCAGAGTGACCAACAACAACCACGTCCTCCCTCGCTGTAAGTCTGAGGGGACGCTCATCGACCTCAGCGAGGGGGTGACAGGAGCAAGCCTCACTGATGTCAAAG tgCCTTCTCCCAGTGCCTTAAGGCTGGATACTTCAGCCTCCTATGGAACGGCGCAGGAAGTGGTCGCCATAAAGGATTACTGCCCCAGCAGCTTCACCACGCTGAAATTCTCCAAAGGTGATCGCCTCTATGTGTTGGACACGTCGGGTGGCGAGTGGTGGTACGCCCACAATAACACGGAGATGGGTTACATCCCAGCCGCCTATGTCCAACCGGTGAACTTCAGGAACTCTTCGCTCAGCGACAGTGGGATGATCGATAGTCTCGGGGAGGGATACGAGGAGGGGTCGAGGGAGTTTGGAGGTTTGGGGGAGTGGACAGGGATGACTCCGAAACCCTCCCCAATTTACAACAACAGTCCATACTCTGTGAACCCTTTTATCCTCCCGTTAGATCAGAACTGCAAAGATACAGCTGTAAGGAACTCAGCAGACCTTATTCTCTTTGACGCCTTGGCATCACCATCAGCTAGCTCCACCTTTAACACAAGTACAATTATGACGAATGGGTTTAGCAGCTGCTACATAAACACCACCACCCCAATCAGCCCAAATCAAGAGGTTGCACCAAACCTCTACAGGGAGAACCCTTTTTTCAGGAGTAAACGTTCTCACAGTCTTTCCGAACTGTCCGTCCTGCAGGCTCAATCAAATCCAACATTGCCCTCTTCTGGATTCTTCACGGGCCTCAAGGCTCCTGTGCCGGAGCAGTTTCAGAGCAGGGAGGATTTTAGGACAGCTTGGTTAAACCACCGAAAGCTTGCAAGGTCTTGCCATGACCTGGAATCCCTGGGTCAGAGCCCTGGATGGGGTCAGACACAACCGGTGGAGACTAATATCGTTTGCAGGTTGGACAGTAACGGAGGGGTTGTTCAGCTCCCGGATACACACATCAGTGTTCACATCCCTGAAGGCCATGTCAGCCATGGAGACTATCAGCAGATCTCAATGAAAGCCTTGCTAGACCCTCCTCTGGAGCTCAACAGTGATCACTGCTCCACGGTCAGCCCTGTGGTGGAGATCAAGCTCAGCAACATGGAGACCAAGTCCTTCATCACGCTGGAGATGAACGTTGGAGTAACTGTGAGGAAGGACAGCTGTCACACCGCTGAGGTGCTTTGTGTTCGGAGCGATTGCAAAGAAGGACCTTACACGCCGATCCCTAATGCTTATATCTACAAGGATACAGTCCAGGTCCAGTTGGATAGTCTTGAACCTTGCATATATGTGGCGGTTGTGGTTCAGTCCCAGTACATGAGCCACAATACGACTGTTTGGGACTACACACAGAGGAAAGTAACTCTGGGTGTGTATGGACCCAAGCACATCCACCCTTCCTTCAAGACAGTTGTGGCGATGTTCGGGCATGACTGCGCTCCTAAGACCTTGCTGGTGAGCGAGGTGGGTCGGCAGGCTAGCTCCAGCCCGGCGGTTGCCCTCCAGCTGTGGGGGAAGCACCAGTTTGTATTGGGGTACCCTCAGGACCTGCAGGTGGGATTGTACTCCAACATGTCCAACTATCAGGTGAAGGTGAACGAGGGTGCTGGGGTGATTCGAGGGTTTCAGGTCAAACTGGGGAAAGTCAGTAGGCTGCTGTACATGATCTCATCGCACAACCCCAACAGCATCTCAGACTTCACTCTCAGGGTCCAAGTCAAGGATGCTCTGGACTGTATCCTCACACAGTTCTGTGTCCAAACTCCACAACCACCGCCAAAGACTACGTCGAGGATAACGGGCCAGAGGAGGTtcttgaaaaagaaagaggtggaTAAGATCGTCCTCTCGCCTCTGGCTGTTACCTCCAAATACCCAAAGTTTCAGGATCGTTGCATTACCAACCTAAAATTTGGCAAGTTGATAAAAACCGTTATCAGGCAGCACAAGAGCACCTATCTGTTGGAGTACAAGAAGGGGGATGTTATCGCTTTGCTCAGTGAGGAGAAAATCAAACTGCGAGGGCAGCTGCGGACCAAAGAGTGGTACATTGGATACTATCAGGGGAAGATGGGGCTTGTCCACGCCAAGAACGTTTTGGTTCTCGGCAAAGTCAAGCCCATTTATTGGTGTGGGCCGGATCTAACAACCACCATGCTACTGGAGCAGATCCTGAAGCCATGCAAATTTCTTACATACATCTACGCAACCGTGAGGACGGTTTTGATGGAGAACGTGGGTAACTGGAGGGCTTTTGCAGACGCCCTGGGATACGGGAATTTGCCGTTGAATTACTTCTGCCGGACTGAGCTGGACAATGAGCCGGAGAAGGTGGCGTCGGTTCTGGAGAAACTGAAAGAGGAGTGCACGAACATGGACAATAAGGAGAGGAAGTCGTTTCAGAGGGAACTCATGATG GCGTTGCTGAAGATGGACTGCCAGGGTCTGGTTGCCAAGTTAGTCCTGGATTTTGTCTTGTTGACCACTGCAGTGGAGGTGGCGTCCCGGTGGAGGGAACTCGCTGATAAACTGGCGCGAGTGTCCAGGCAACAGATGGAGGCTTACGAGGCTCCTCACCGTGACAAGAGCGGACTACTTGACAACGAG TGCATGTGGAAGCCAGCCTATGACTTCCTGCTGACTTGGGCGGCCCACGTTGGAGACAGCTACCGCGACGTGATCCAGGAGCTCCACGTCGGCCTGGACAAGATGAGGAACCCGATCACCAAGAGGTGGAAGCACCTGACCGGGACGCTCATCCTCGTCAACTGCCTCGACACCCTCCGCAGTGCCGCCTTCTGCCCCACCGGATATGGAGATTTTGCCGTCTGA